A single genomic interval of Romboutsia ilealis harbors:
- a CDS encoding GNAT family N-acetyltransferase, with amino-acid sequence MFIIKHFEDLSVDEFFEIAKARYEIFACEQKITQENDFDDIDKNCYHIFSLDNNTIISYARIIPKQYSSYEDTSIGRVLVNKNYRRNGLAKKLMLKSIEFINNNLNEEHITLSAQYYIKDLYKSLGFKEISDVYDEVGIPHVKMRL; translated from the coding sequence ATGTTTATAATAAAACACTTTGAGGATTTAAGCGTAGATGAATTTTTTGAAATAGCTAAAGCTAGGTATGAAATTTTTGCATGTGAACAAAAAATTACCCAGGAAAATGACTTTGATGATATTGATAAGAACTGCTATCATATTTTCTCTTTAGATAATAACACAATTATATCATATGCAAGGATAATACCTAAACAATATAGTAGCTATGAAGATACTTCTATAGGTAGAGTGCTTGTAAATAAAAATTATAGAAGGAATGGATTAGCTAAAAAGTTAATGTTAAAATCTATTGAGTTTATAAATAATAATCTTAACGAAGAACATATAACTTTATCTGCTCAATATTATATAAAAGATTTATATAAATCTTTAGGATTTAAAGAAATATCAGATGTCTATGATGAGGTAGGTATTCCTCATGTAAAAATGAGATTATAA
- a CDS encoding MFS transporter, with protein MDKNKMKKILFINFITMATFNMAHPVTPSLINALSMPTYMFGVLYSTMSIAHFVMSPIWGSMSDQKGRKRFLVIGVIGYGISQLGFGFIESTPLILLFRITGGAMSVSFITTCIAYVSDISSKEERTKYMSYHTATTSIASSAGALIGGFCGGYGYKFAFLTQFILCLIVAGIIYFIVDETIDKKQGKIKIYTKHLKKGNNNTRLTPILSTMMIVMTLVTIATTSYNSTINYYLESVLNMPTMVNGIVMAIAGFIALIMNLWINPYLSKKFNEKYTLVAACIISGISMVVASLFNNIILSFMFIMIFVGSSALVIPIQQSIVSKLAKDNYGEIMGIQGSYKAIGMIIGSLASGFIFDIGNKLPFILSGICCLIVCILMFRVSFTEKTEKITT; from the coding sequence ATGGACAAGAATAAAATGAAAAAGATATTGTTTATAAACTTTATAACGATGGCTACTTTTAATATGGCACATCCAGTAACTCCATCGCTTATAAATGCACTAAGTATGCCAACATATATGTTTGGTGTGTTATATTCAACAATGTCAATAGCTCACTTTGTGATGTCTCCTATATGGGGATCGATGTCTGATCAAAAAGGAAGAAAAAGATTTTTAGTTATTGGTGTAATTGGATATGGAATCAGTCAATTAGGATTTGGATTTATAGAAAGTACGCCACTAATACTTTTGTTTAGAATAACAGGCGGTGCAATGTCAGTATCATTTATAACTACATGTATAGCATATGTAAGTGATATATCTTCAAAAGAAGAAAGAACAAAATATATGTCATATCATACAGCTACAACATCTATAGCTAGTTCAGCAGGAGCTTTAATAGGCGGATTTTGTGGTGGATATGGATATAAATTTGCATTTTTAACTCAGTTTATACTATGTTTAATAGTTGCAGGTATTATATATTTTATAGTAGATGAAACTATAGATAAAAAACAAGGTAAGATTAAAATTTATACAAAGCATCTGAAAAAAGGAAATAACAATACTAGATTAACTCCTATACTAAGTACAATGATGATAGTTATGACTTTAGTAACTATAGCAACAACTTCATATAACTCTACAATAAATTATTACTTAGAATCAGTTCTTAATATGCCGACAATGGTAAATGGTATAGTTATGGCTATTGCAGGATTTATAGCATTAATTATGAACCTATGGATAAATCCTTATCTAAGTAAAAAGTTTAATGAAAAATATACATTAGTAGCTGCTTGTATAATATCAGGAATAAGTATGGTAGTAGCTTCATTATTTAATAATATAATACTGAGCTTTATGTTTATAATGATATTTGTTGGAAGTAGTGCTTTAGTTATTCCAATACAACAAAGTATTGTATCAAAACTTGCTAAGGATAATTATGGAGAAATAATGGGAATACAAGGTTCTTATAAAGCCATAGGTATGATTATAGGATCTTTAGCTTCTGGATTTATATTTGATATAGGAAATAAGTTACCGTTTATATTAAGTGGAATATGTTGTTTAATAGTATGTATTTTAATGTTTAGAGTTTCTTTTACTGAAAAAACTGAAAAAATTACTACCTGA
- a CDS encoding ATP-dependent Clp protease proteolytic subunit, with protein MNNQGEKQENAKETSNAVVEKLLNSRSLIISGEINQELAEKVATQLLILQEMGDEPIKLFINSQGGHVEAGDTIHDMIKFIKPRVIIIGTGWVASAGITIYLAADKEDRYSLPNTRYMIHQPLGGCQGQATDINIEAKEIVRVRKRINNIISNATGQPLEKVEKDTDRNYWLNAEEAVEYGIVNKVITSYDELPNL; from the coding sequence ATGAATAATCAAGGGGAAAAACAAGAAAATGCAAAAGAGACATCTAATGCAGTAGTAGAAAAATTATTAAACTCTAGATCATTAATTATTTCAGGAGAGATAAATCAAGAATTAGCTGAAAAAGTAGCAACACAATTATTAATACTACAAGAAATGGGAGATGAGCCAATTAAACTATTTATCAACAGTCAAGGTGGTCATGTAGAAGCAGGGGATACTATACATGATATGATTAAGTTTATAAAACCTCGTGTTATTATAATAGGTACTGGATGGGTTGCAAGTGCAGGTATAACTATATATCTTGCAGCAGATAAAGAAGATAGATATTCATTACCAAACACTAGATATATGATACATCAACCGCTAGGCGGATGCCAAGGGCAAGCGACAGATATAAATATAGAGGCAAAAGAAATAGTACGAGTGCGTAAAAGAATTAATAATATAATAAGTAATGCAACAGGTCAGCCATTAGAAAAGGTAGAAAAAGATACAGATAGAAACTATTGGTTAAATGCAGAAGAAGCTGTTGAATATGGTATAGTAAACAAAGTTATAACAAGTTATGACGAATTGCCTAATTTATAA
- a CDS encoding M24 family metallopeptidase — translation MKLNRLNKILIKMEENDIPQMLVTDPKAIFYLTGKMIHPGERLIALYLNINRNHKLFINELFPVHEDLGVEKVWFDDTKDGVLIISEYIEKGKTIGVDKNWPARFLLHLMELNTENKYVNASFIIDTLRMYKDEEEKRLMRNASHINDMAMEKLQNLLKEGLTEKQMAQRLATIYEELGADGFSFNPIIAYGKNGADPHAQCGLEMVKEGDCVILDIGCIKDNYCSDMTRTVFYKSAPEKAKEVFNIVLEANKRAISMVKPGIRFCDIDNAAREYITEKGYGKYFTHRTGHSIGIETHDMGDVSSVNTDILEPGMIFSVEPGIYLPGEFGVRIEDLVLVTEDGHEILNKYNKELKIIK, via the coding sequence GTGAAATTAAATAGACTAAATAAAATTTTGATAAAAATGGAAGAGAATGATATACCTCAAATGTTAGTTACAGATCCAAAAGCTATATTTTATCTAACGGGTAAAATGATTCATCCAGGAGAAAGACTAATAGCTTTATACCTTAATATAAATAGAAATCATAAATTATTTATAAATGAGTTATTTCCGGTACATGAAGATTTAGGTGTAGAAAAAGTTTGGTTTGATGATACCAAGGACGGAGTTTTAATAATATCTGAATACATAGAAAAAGGTAAAACGATAGGAGTAGATAAAAATTGGCCAGCTAGATTTTTATTACACCTTATGGAATTAAATACTGAAAATAAATATGTAAATGCATCTTTTATAATAGACACACTAAGAATGTACAAGGATGAAGAAGAAAAAAGGCTTATGAGAAATGCATCTCATATAAATGATATGGCTATGGAGAAACTTCAAAATCTATTAAAAGAAGGATTAACAGAAAAGCAGATGGCCCAAAGATTAGCAACTATATATGAAGAATTAGGAGCTGACGGTTTTTCATTTAATCCAATTATAGCTTATGGAAAAAATGGAGCAGACCCTCATGCTCAGTGTGGTTTAGAAATGGTAAAAGAAGGTGACTGTGTAATACTTGATATAGGATGTATTAAAGATAATTATTGTTCAGATATGACAAGAACAGTGTTTTATAAAAGTGCTCCTGAAAAAGCAAAAGAAGTATTTAATATAGTACTTGAAGCTAATAAAAGAGCTATATCTATGGTAAAGCCAGGTATTAGATTCTGTGATATAGATAATGCGGCTAGAGAATATATAACTGAAAAAGGATATGGAAAATATTTTACTCATAGAACAGGTCATTCTATAGGAATAGAAACTCATGATATGGGAGATGTATCATCTGTAAATACTGATATATTAGAGCCAGGTATGATATTTTCGGTAGAGCCAGGAATATATTTACCAGGTGAATTTGGAGTTAGAATAGAGGATTTAGTTTTAGTTACAGAAGATGGTCATGAAATATTAAACAAATACAATAAAGAATTAAAAATAATAAAATAA
- a CDS encoding cation diffusion facilitator family transporter, with protein sequence MESRYDESNKITRLSIIWNIVLTIIKIGAGVLGNSNAIIADGLHSASDILTSIGVLIGNKISKSPNDKEHNYGHEKAETLVALLLSIVLIFVALKIGYGGVISLINIDKLKVPTILPLIVSVISILIKEYQYRITIKVANGINSPALKADAWHHRSDALSSIAAFIGIGGAIIGFKILDPLATIVVALFVSKVGVNILLNSANELMDLSIGKEYEDKIISIVKNTKGVEDILDLRTRKYGAMAYVDLVICVDKNLTVYKGHDIANNLENIILKNIDFIKGVTVHVEPYLNEIKNSKN encoded by the coding sequence ATGGAATCAAGATATGATGAATCAAACAAAATAACAAGATTATCAATTATATGGAATATAGTTTTAACTATTATAAAGATAGGTGCAGGAGTACTTGGAAATTCAAATGCTATAATAGCAGATGGTTTGCATTCAGCATCTGATATTTTAACTTCAATAGGAGTTTTAATTGGAAATAAGATATCAAAGAGTCCAAATGATAAAGAACATAATTATGGTCATGAAAAGGCAGAAACTTTAGTAGCACTTTTATTATCTATAGTATTAATATTTGTGGCTTTAAAAATAGGATATGGAGGTGTTATATCATTAATTAATATAGATAAACTTAAAGTTCCAACAATACTTCCATTAATAGTTTCTGTTATATCAATACTTATAAAAGAATATCAGTATAGAATAACTATTAAAGTAGCAAATGGGATAAATTCTCCTGCATTAAAAGCAGATGCTTGGCATCATAGATCTGATGCTTTATCATCTATAGCAGCATTTATAGGTATAGGTGGAGCAATAATAGGATTTAAGATTTTAGATCCTTTAGCAACTATAGTTGTTGCATTATTTGTTTCTAAGGTAGGAGTTAATATATTATTAAATTCTGCAAATGAGCTTATGGATCTATCTATTGGTAAAGAATATGAGGATAAAATAATATCTATAGTAAAAAATACAAAAGGCGTTGAAGATATATTAGACTTGAGAACTAGAAAATATGGAGCTATGGCCTACGTTGATTTAGTAATATGTGTAGATAAAAATTTGACAGTATATAAGGGTCATGATATAGCTAACAACTTAGAAAACATAATACTTAAAAATATTGATTTTATAAAAGGTGTAACAGTACATGTAGAACCATATTTAAATGAAATTAAAAACTCTAAAAATTAA
- a CDS encoding ABC transporter substrate-binding protein has product MFKKFITVTSSLALSVMCLTGCNQTTTTNKKLDKVTIAEVAHSVFYAPQYAAVTKGFFEEEGIEVDIINTSGADKTMSALISGEAQIGLMGPEASIYVYNQGSENYAVNFAQLTKTDGSFIVAREEMPDFTLEDLKGKEMLGGRAGGVPLMTLEYVLKKNGLTIGTNTEAGEVNVRTDVQFGVMAGAFAGGEADFTTAFEPTGTQMEEEKTGYIVASVGELATKAIGEVPYTAYSTTKDFMADNEDLIQRFTNALYKGQQWCKTASSEEIAEAMQPFFNDLSLNDLISVVDRYKSVDAWCETPLFTEESLNNLVDIMEEAGELDKAPVYNDIVNTDFANKAIENAK; this is encoded by the coding sequence ATGTTTAAGAAGTTTATTACGGTAACTAGCTCCTTAGCATTAAGTGTAATGTGTCTTACTGGATGTAATCAAACAACAACTACCAATAAGAAATTAGATAAAGTAACTATAGCGGAAGTTGCTCACTCAGTTTTTTATGCACCTCAATATGCAGCTGTAACTAAGGGATTTTTTGAAGAAGAAGGTATTGAAGTTGATATAATAAATACTTCAGGAGCAGATAAAACTATGTCTGCATTAATTTCAGGTGAAGCTCAAATAGGACTTATGGGGCCAGAGGCTTCTATATATGTATACAATCAAGGTAGCGAAAATTATGCAGTAAACTTTGCACAACTTACTAAAACAGATGGAAGTTTCATAGTTGCTAGAGAAGAAATGCCAGACTTTACTCTTGAGGATTTAAAAGGTAAAGAAATGTTAGGTGGAAGAGCAGGTGGAGTACCTTTAATGACATTAGAATATGTATTAAAGAAAAATGGTTTAACTATAGGTACAAATACAGAAGCAGGAGAAGTTAATGTAAGAACAGATGTACAATTTGGTGTAATGGCTGGTGCGTTTGCAGGTGGAGAAGCTGACTTTACAACAGCATTTGAACCTACAGGAACTCAAATGGAAGAAGAAAAAACAGGGTATATAGTTGCATCAGTAGGAGAATTAGCAACGAAAGCAATAGGAGAAGTTCCATATACTGCATATTCAACAACTAAAGACTTTATGGCAGATAATGAAGATTTAATACAAAGATTTACTAATGCATTATATAAAGGTCAACAATGGTGTAAAACAGCTTCAAGTGAAGAAATAGCAGAAGCTATGCAACCTTTCTTTAATGACTTATCACTAAATGATTTAATAAGTGTTGTTGATAGATATAAATCAGTAGACGCTTGGTGTGAAACTCCTTTATTTACTGAAGAAAGTTTAAATAATTTAGTTGATATAATGGAAGAAGCGGGTGAATTAGATAAAGCACCTGTTTATAATGATATAGTAAATACTGATTTCGCAAATAAAGCTATAGAAAATGCCAAGTAA
- a CDS encoding amino acid permease, protein MNNKEAKRITWITLAFMAFSTVWGFGNVINGFSEFNGLQAIVSWVIIFAIYFIPYALMVGELGSSFKELGGGVSSWISETIGSKMAYYAGWTYWVVHLPYISQKPQGAIIAGSWAIFQSNVISSINPVVLQIACLVVFLIGLLIATKGMNPLKKITTIAGTSMFVMSILFIILMSAAPAITEGNFIDIDWSLKTFMPTFDLKYFTSISILVFAVGGCEKISPYVNKMDNPSKGFPKGMIALAIMVAVCAILGTISLGMMFDSNNIPQDLLTNGSYYAFQRLGEYYHVGNFFVILYAITNFVGQVSTLIISIDAPLRMLLGSCDKEYMPKSMFKQNEHGSYINGNKLIGVIVSILIIIPAFGIGSVDALVKWLVKLNAVCMPLRYLWVFVAYIALKKAGDKFNAEYKFTKSKTMGILLGLWCFAFTAFACIGGMYSEDTFQLTLNIVTPFVLVGLGLIMPKLAQRERNKKSKYNN, encoded by the coding sequence ATGAATAACAAAGAAGCGAAGAGAATAACATGGATAACATTAGCATTTATGGCATTTTCCACTGTATGGGGATTTGGTAATGTAATAAATGGATTCTCTGAATTCAATGGATTACAAGCAATAGTATCATGGGTAATTATATTTGCAATATATTTTATTCCATACGCATTAATGGTTGGGGAACTAGGTTCTTCATTTAAGGAATTAGGTGGAGGAGTAAGTTCATGGATTTCAGAAACTATAGGATCTAAAATGGCATATTATGCAGGATGGACATATTGGGTAGTTCATCTTCCATATATATCTCAAAAACCACAAGGTGCCATAATAGCAGGAAGTTGGGCTATTTTTCAGTCTAATGTTATAAGTAGTATAAATCCTGTAGTACTTCAAATTGCATGTCTAGTTGTATTCTTAATAGGTTTATTAATAGCTACTAAGGGTATGAATCCTTTAAAGAAAATTACTACAATAGCAGGGACATCAATGTTTGTAATGTCTATACTATTTATAATACTTATGAGTGCAGCACCAGCAATCACAGAAGGTAACTTTATAGATATTGATTGGTCATTAAAAACATTTATGCCTACATTTGATCTTAAATATTTTACAAGTATATCAATTCTTGTATTTGCAGTAGGTGGATGTGAAAAGATATCTCCTTATGTAAATAAAATGGATAATCCTTCAAAGGGATTTCCAAAGGGAATGATTGCATTAGCAATAATGGTAGCAGTTTGTGCTATACTTGGAACAATATCTTTAGGAATGATGTTTGATTCAAATAATATACCTCAAGACTTATTAACTAATGGATCATATTATGCATTCCAAAGACTTGGAGAATATTATCATGTTGGGAACTTCTTTGTTATATTATATGCTATAACTAATTTTGTTGGGCAAGTATCAACATTAATAATCTCAATAGATGCACCACTTCGTATGTTACTTGGAAGTTGTGATAAAGAATATATGCCTAAAAGTATGTTTAAACAAAATGAGCATGGTTCTTATATAAATGGAAATAAACTTATAGGGGTTATAGTGTCTATATTAATTATAATACCAGCATTTGGTATAGGAAGTGTTGATGCTTTAGTTAAATGGTTAGTTAAACTAAATGCAGTTTGTATGCCTTTACGTTACTTATGGGTATTTGTAGCATATATTGCTCTTAAAAAAGCAGGAGATAAGTTTAATGCAGAATATAAATTTACAAAGAGTAAAACTATGGGTATATTGCTAGGATTATGGTGCTTTGCATTTACAGCATTTGCTTGTATTGGAGGTATGTACTCAGAAGATACATTCCAACTTACTCTTAATATAGTTACACCATTTGTATTAGTAGGATTAGGGCTTATAATGCCTAAATTAGCACAAAGAGAAAGAAATAAAAAATCAAAATATAACAATTAA